GCCGGAGTATGACGTGATCCACAGTCACTTCGGGCCGTCAGGCCTTTTTGCGCAGCTTTTGCGCAGCGTTGACGCACTTCGCGGTCCGCTTATCACGACTTTTCACGGCTATGATATCTCTTCATACCTCCATGAACGCGGCCATTCCATCTACGCCGGCCTCTTCCGGTACGGCGATGCGTTCACCTGTTCCAGCCTCTACATCCGAAACCGGTTGGTGGCGGCCGGTTGCGACGCCCGGAAACTCGTCCGCTTCAAGCTCGGGACGGACCTCGCCAAGTTCCCGTTTCGGGAACGCCGGCCGACGGCGGATGGTCCGTTGCGTATTCTGACGGTGGCGCGGCTCACCGAGAAAAAAGGGTTTGAATACGCCATTCCGGCGGTGGCAAAAATCCTGCCCGCCTTCCCCAACGTGCGATACGATATCGTGGGCGACGGCCACCTGAGGGGGCGCCTTGCTCAGCTGATCCAAGAGCTGGGAGCCGGCGCCAGCATCCGGTTGCTCGGCTGGAAAAACGAGGCGGAGGTTCGTCAGATCTTCGCCGATTCGCACCTGTTCCTCCTCGCCAGCGTGGAAGGCCCGAATGGCGACGTTGAAGGCCAGGGCATGGTCTTGCAGGAAGCCCAGGCCATGGGTTTGCCGGTGATCTGTACCCGGCACAACGGCTTTCCCGAAAGCATCCTGGACGGGCGCTCCGGTTTTCTGGCGCCCGAACGTGACAGCGACGCGCTCGCCGCCACCTTGCACCACGCCATCTCGCAGCCTGAACGCTGGCCCGAACTTGGCCGGGCAGGACGGGAATACGTGGAGCGGGAGTATGACCTGCAAGAGCGAAACGACGCGCTGGTGGAGCTTTACCGGAGCCTGCAAGAAGCCGCGCCGGGCCGCGCCACTGAGCGCATCTGCCTGAAATAAGCACGCGTCTGCCCTTCGCGGTATTCCTTGTGATCCTTCACGCTGTGGATGATGGCGTAACCGCGTCGCCCCAGTTCCTCCGGAGCGGCCAGCAGGCCCAGGTGCTTCACCCCAAAAACCTCGCGTTCAGCTTCGTTCTGTTGAATGCAAAAGCCGACGGCCTGAACGCAGAGCGACAGGACCGTATCTTCCCCTAACGGGGTTTTCAACCAGAGCAGCGGGTCATCCAGAAGCCCCTCCGTTTCGAGAGCCCGGACGGCCCGCATCGACATGGCATACCCGCCACCTGAGCAGTGTTCGCCCAAGCGATACCCATTGAGCAAGGCGCGCCGGATGACGTTGCGGATGCGCCCGTACCGGCCCAGAAAACCCACCTGCAACGCCGTTCCCCCAAGCGGGGTCCGCCGCCAGACGGCCCACTGCCGCAAAAGCTTTTCAAGGGCCGGGGCTGATGAACTCTCCCGGTCCGAAGCGGGACTAAACTGGTAAGCGCCCATGATCCCCATCTCCCGCCGCCGTTGAAATGCCTCCAGAACGCGTTCGGAAAACGCGTCAATCACCAGGGAGTCGGTGTCCAGCTTGACGACGAAGTCGTGATCATCCGGAAGCCCCACCACGGTTTGGAGGGCCGCCAGGGTCCCGGCCGCCGCCCCTGAACCCCAGCCGCTGCCCCGCCCCCTTCGAGGGTTCGTGGTCACCACGCGAGGGTAATCGGCCTCACCGGCAATTTCACGGT
This window of the Verrucomicrobiota bacterium genome carries:
- a CDS encoding glycosyltransferase, translating into MRIAFIVGPFPVLSETFILNQITGLLDRGHEVDIFALARPPAGSVHPDFERYRLHERTCYVEATPDRVRRLAVAAQTAVRALRTRRLRPFRALNPLRFGRDALSLSQFTSFGPFIGRPEYDVIHSHFGPSGLFAQLLRSVDALRGPLITTFHGYDISSYLHERGHSIYAGLFRYGDAFTCSSLYIRNRLVAAGCDARKLVRFKLGTDLAKFPFRERRPTADGPLRILTVARLTEKKGFEYAIPAVAKILPAFPNVRYDIVGDGHLRGRLAQLIQELGAGASIRLLGWKNEAEVRQIFADSHLFLLASVEGPNGDVEGQGMVLQEAQAMGLPVICTRHNGFPESILDGRSGFLAPERDSDALAATLHHAISQPERWPELGRAGREYVEREYDLQERNDALVELYRSLQEAAPGRATERICLK